In a genomic window of Quercus lobata isolate SW786 chromosome 4, ValleyOak3.0 Primary Assembly, whole genome shotgun sequence:
- the LOC115984394 gene encoding G-type lectin S-receptor-like serine/threonine-protein kinase LECRK3, which translates to MATTTLPHCCSLLLLLLILPLLPTVFSAYPKDDCDKMPILPFVARPGIVWFNKTKDPTIVWSANGNKPAPEGSELKLVRNKEFVLNDPDQDSELWKPQMNGSSKSRCFVMLDNGNLVILDEQYNSIWESFNEPTDTILPGQILNMNTTLRSHQSETNYSDGRFEVSLQLDGNFVLYYLLSEKIRRPYFATMTLQWISVLNFTEDGRMYILDANNSTNIYGLAEKNPGSKESFYHRARIDPDGGFGIYRFPRKENPTSDGLESCSSSSWNEVQSIPDDICGRFDANTFVGGFCGLNGICQTLGGSSGVRDTICKCPPQFSYLDPSNYWGGCKPNFPLPSCDNGWEANKGHVTLEPLSYVDWPFSDYSFLEGVNETECKQQCLDDCMCVVTIYEKTGDLCWKKKYPLSNGRYSTNITRKAFIKVLIDPGSEKKGQSAAVVLALLLGSSAFLNILFFSASVVAIIYLYHKRRNSGWNIDSTLATNVRSYTYKELDEATRGFKQIVGKGAFGTVYKGVLASDPKRFVAVKKLGKVVEEGEKEFKTEVSVIGQTHHKNLVRLLGYCDEGQNRLLVYEYMSNGSLASFLFGISRPHWNQRVQIAFGIARGLMYLHEECSTQIIHCDIKPQNILLDEYYTPRIADFGLAKLLLAEQTRAARTGIRGTIGPHWNQRVQIAFGIARGLMYLHEECSTQIIHCDIKPQNILLDEYFTPRIADFGLAKLLLAEQTRAARTGIRGTIGYFAPEWFRKVSISVKVDVYSFGVMLLEIICCKSSVAFSLGEEEALVDWAYECYKDKKLDKLIENDEEARNDMKRLERLVIVAIWCIQEDPSLRPSMKKVTQMLEGVIEVSVPPSPSLFTSSPPSFKK; encoded by the exons ATGGCTACTACAACACTTCCTCATTGTTGTTCTCTCTTGCTTCTACTTCTAATTCTTCCTCTCCTTCCCACTGTTTTCAGTGCCTACCCCAAAGATGACTGTGATAAAATGCCAATATTACCTTTTGTTGCACGGCCAGGAATTG TTTGgtttaataaaacaaaagatcCAACTATAGTTTGGTCTGCAAATGGCAATAAACCAGCACCAGAAGGTTCAGAACTGAAGCTGGTGCGCAACAAAGAGTTTGTTCTCAATGACCCTGATCAAGACAGTGAGTTATGGAAGCCTCAAATGAATGGTTCTTCCAAATCCAGATGCTTTGTTATGCTGGATAATGGGAACTTGGTGATTTTAGATGAACAGTATAATTCTATATGGGAAAGCTTCAATGAGCCTACTGATACAATTTTGCCTGGCCAAATACTAAACATGAATACCACACTCAGGTCTCACCAATCTGAGACTAATTATTCTGATGGGCGCTTTGAGGTTTCGTTACAGCTGGATGGCAATTTCgtgctttattatttattgtctgaaaaaattagaagaCCTTATTTTGCCACTATGACACTGCAATGGATATCAGTGTTGAACTTTACCGAGGATGGACGCATGTACATCCTAGACGCAAACAACTCCACCAACATCTACGGCCTTGCTGAGAAAAATCCAGGCTCAAAAGAATCTTTCTACCACAGGGCTAGAATTGATCCTGATGGAGGATTCGGAATATACAGATTCCCCAGAAAGGAGAACCCCACAAGTGATGGACTTGAGAGCTGTTCTTCTTCATCCTGGAATGAAGTGCAAAGCATTCCTGATGATATATGTGGCAGATTTGATGCTAATACTTTTGTAGGTGGGTTCTGTGGACTCAACGGCATTTGTCAAACTTTAGGAGGTTCAAGTGGGGTAAGGGACACAATTTGCAAATGTCCTCCTCAATTTTCTTACTTAGACCCATCCAACTATTGGGGAGGGTGTAAACCAAATTTTCCATTACCCAGCTGCGACAATGGATGGGAAGCAAATAAAGGGCATGTAACGCTTGAACCGCTTTCATATGTGGACTGGCCGTTTTCGGATTATAGCTTTCTTGAAGGGGTTAATGAGACAGAGTGTAAACAACAATGCCTTGACGATTGCATGTGTGTTGTGACCATTTATGAAAAAACAGGTGATTTATGTTGGAAGAAGAAGTATCCTCTATCCAATGGAAGATATAGCACAAATATTACGAGAAAAGCTTTCATCAAGGTACTTATAGACCCTGGTTCAGAGAAAAAAGGCCAGTCTGCGGCAGTTGTTTTGGCACTACTCCTTGGCAGCTCTGCATTTCTCAATATCCTTTTCTTCTCAGCTAGTGTAGTGGCTATTATCTACTTGTACCACAAAAGACGGAATTCAGGATGGAATATTGATAGCACACTTGCAACAAATGTGAGAAGCTATACATATAAAGAGCTGGATGAAGCGACTAGAGGCTTCAAGCAAATAGTGGGAAAAGGTGCTTTTGGAACGGTTTACAAAGGGGTCCTTGCATCAGATCCTAAAAGATTTGTCGCAGTCAAGAAGTTAGGTAAGGTTGTAGAGGAAGGTGAGAAGGAATTCAAAACAGAAGTTAGCGTGATCGGTCAGACTCATCACAAGAATTTAGTCCGTTTGCTCGGTTATTGTGATGAGGGGCAGAACCGGCTTCTAGTATATGAGTACATGAGTAATGGCTCTTTAGCTAGCTTTCTCTTTGGGATATCCAGGCCTCATTGGAACCAAAGGGTGCAAATTGCTTTTGGAATAGCAAGAGGTTTAATGTACTTACATGAAGAGTGCAGTACTCAGATTATCCACTGCGACATAAAACCTCAAAACATACTCCTAGATGAGTACTATACACCAAGAATTGCTGATTTTGGATTAGCAAAGCTTTTGTTGGCCGAGCAAACTCGAGCAGCTCGGACAGGAATAAGAGGGACAATTGG GCCTCATTGGAACCAAAGGGTGCAAATTGCTTTTGGAATAGCAAGAGGTTTAATGTACTTACATGAAGAGTGCAGTACTCAGATTATCCACTGCGACATAAAGCCTCAAAACATACTCCTAGATGAGTACTTTACACCAAGAATTGCTGATTTTGGATTAGCAAAGCTTTTGTTGGCCGAGCAAACTCGAGCAGCTCGGACAGGAATAAGAGGGACAATTGGATACTTTGCACCAGAATGGTTTAGGAAAGTATCCATTTCGGTTAAGGTTGATGTGTACAGTTTTGGTGTGATGTTACTAGAGATCATTTGCTGCAAGTCTAGTGTAGCATTTTCACTAGGAGAAGAGGAGGCATTGGTAGATTGGGCTTATGAATGCtacaaagataaaaaattagataagttGATAGAAAATGATGAAGAGGCAAGGAATGACATGAAGAGGCTAGAAAGGCTTGTGATTGTAGCGATTTGGTGTATTCAAGAAGATCCTTCACTGAGGCCTTCAATGAAAAAGGTCACACAAATGCTTGAGGGAGTGATTGAAGTTTCCGTGCCCCCAAGCCCTTCATTGTTTACTTCTTCTCCGCCTTCATTCAAAAAATAG